A window from Mycolicibacterium tokaiense encodes these proteins:
- a CDS encoding homogentisate 1,2-dioxygenase: MESFTHLRRGVTPRRLHADLDGLKDDELGRGGFTGRTANIYRRHDPTAFRSEGPLRPIDVLAGELKPSDATDATGGPMFLFSNADCRIHLSRRTEQMPYFARHIDGDLLCFVHRGAGSLETEFGPLRYREGDWVYIPKACTWRQVPDSETTLLMIEATDEFRVPPPGQLGRHFPFDPAQAVIPEPKAFETGDGPQKDGEYAVRLVHDGGPTTLFYQHHPLDVEGWRGDNFAFTFNIDDYNVITSDSVHLPPTVHLFMQATGVYVMNFLPKPAEGVPGTERTPWYHRNVDFDEIAFFHGGSLYGIEMPPGLLSHAPQGVHHGAPEKARERARRKFDDFTKVDWKVIAIDTRRRLVPSAEVLSHDLGQH, translated from the coding sequence ATGGAGTCGTTCACCCACCTCCGCCGAGGTGTCACCCCGAGGCGTCTGCACGCCGACCTCGACGGCCTCAAGGACGACGAGCTGGGCCGCGGCGGGTTCACCGGCCGCACCGCCAACATCTACCGCCGCCACGATCCCACCGCGTTCCGCTCAGAGGGCCCGCTGCGGCCCATCGACGTGCTGGCCGGTGAGCTGAAGCCCAGCGACGCCACCGACGCCACCGGTGGCCCGATGTTTTTGTTCTCCAACGCCGATTGCCGCATCCACCTCTCGCGGCGCACCGAGCAGATGCCGTATTTTGCCCGGCACATCGACGGCGACCTGTTGTGCTTCGTCCACCGGGGAGCAGGGTCACTGGAGACGGAGTTCGGGCCGCTGCGCTACCGCGAAGGCGACTGGGTGTACATCCCGAAAGCGTGCACCTGGCGGCAGGTTCCGGACTCCGAGACGACCTTGCTGATGATCGAAGCCACCGACGAGTTCCGGGTTCCCCCGCCCGGCCAGCTGGGCCGGCACTTCCCGTTCGACCCCGCCCAGGCCGTCATTCCCGAGCCGAAGGCGTTCGAAACGGGCGACGGCCCGCAGAAAGACGGAGAGTACGCGGTGCGCCTGGTTCACGACGGCGGCCCCACAACGCTGTTCTACCAACACCATCCGCTGGATGTGGAAGGCTGGCGCGGCGACAACTTCGCCTTCACCTTCAACATCGACGACTACAACGTCATCACCTCCGACAGCGTGCACCTGCCACCGACGGTCCACCTGTTCATGCAGGCCACCGGCGTCTACGTGATGAACTTCCTGCCCAAACCGGCCGAAGGCGTACCGGGTACCGAACGCACCCCGTGGTACCACCGCAACGTCGACTTCGATGAAATCGCCTTCTTCCACGGCGGCTCGCTGTACGGAATCGAGATGCCCCCCGGGCTGCTCAGCCACGCCCCGCAGGGTGTGCACCACGGTGCGCCCGAGAAGGCCCGCGAACGTGCGCGCCGCAAGTTCGACGACTTCACGAAGGTGGACTGGAAGGTGATCGCCATCGACACCCGGCGCCGCCTGGTGCCCTCGGCCGAGGTGCTGAGCCACGACCTGGGGCAACACTGA
- a CDS encoding MDR family oxidoreductase, which yields MTQSNEFNALVAHEDADGDITLRPETLPTTALPEGEVLIEVEYSGVNYKDALAVTPKAGVARSYPLIPGIDVAGRVAASSSPDFAVGDAVVAHGYDIGTGRHGGYSALARYPADYVVKLHSLTPAQAAAIGTAGFTAAMSVNAVRAHWVAPGDGPVLVTGATGGVGSVSVDLLAGLGYEVVASTGKADAHDLLRDLGAAEVIDRVPAPDEKLRPLGKTHWAAVVDCVGGRTLAYALSTLKYGGIAAISGLAGSAELPATVHPFILRGVTLSGIDSVQLDIAARRAIWQQLETELFPLHLDRVTRDVAVLDVPDVLGTIVGGGVTGRTRVVVKDGF from the coding sequence ATGACCCAGTCGAACGAGTTCAACGCGTTGGTCGCCCACGAGGACGCCGACGGAGACATCACGCTCCGGCCGGAGACACTGCCGACCACGGCGCTGCCCGAGGGTGAGGTCCTGATCGAGGTCGAGTATTCCGGCGTGAACTACAAAGATGCGCTGGCGGTGACCCCGAAAGCCGGTGTGGCACGGTCATATCCGCTGATCCCCGGCATCGATGTCGCGGGCCGGGTGGCCGCCAGCAGCTCACCGGATTTCGCCGTGGGTGACGCGGTGGTGGCCCACGGCTACGACATCGGCACCGGCCGCCACGGCGGGTACTCCGCCCTGGCCCGCTATCCGGCCGACTACGTGGTGAAGCTGCACAGCCTGACCCCCGCGCAGGCGGCCGCCATCGGCACGGCCGGCTTCACTGCCGCGATGAGCGTCAACGCCGTCCGCGCGCACTGGGTTGCCCCGGGTGACGGCCCCGTCCTGGTCACCGGAGCCACCGGGGGAGTGGGCAGCGTGAGCGTGGACCTGCTGGCGGGGCTGGGCTACGAGGTGGTGGCCTCCACCGGCAAAGCGGACGCCCATGATCTGTTGCGCGACCTGGGCGCCGCCGAGGTGATCGATCGGGTTCCGGCGCCCGACGAGAAACTTCGCCCACTGGGCAAGACGCACTGGGCCGCGGTGGTGGACTGTGTAGGCGGGCGAACCCTGGCTTATGCGCTCAGCACCCTGAAGTACGGTGGCATCGCGGCGATCTCGGGTCTGGCGGGGTCAGCCGAGCTGCCGGCCACTGTGCACCCGTTCATCCTGCGGGGCGTGACTCTCTCCGGCATCGACTCGGTGCAACTGGACATCGCAGCCCGCCGCGCCATCTGGCAGCAGCTCGAGACCGAACTGTTCCCCCTGCACCTGGACCGGGTCACCCGCGACGTCGCGGTCCTCGACGTGCCCGACGTGCTGGGCACCATCGTCGGAGGGGGCGTCACCGGGCGCACCCGTGTTGTCGTGAAGGACGGATTCTGA